The window AAGAACCTGGTGCCAAATAGCCGAAAGAACCAGCAACAGCTGTCATGCTAGCAGCTTCTCCAGGCTTGGCCAACATCCTTGCAAGGCCGAAGTCAGCAATTTTGCGTTGAACTCTGAGTCTAAGAGAATGTTGCTCGATTTCACATCTCGGTGGATGATGGGTGATGAACAATCGTTATGCATATAGCAAAGTCCTTTAGCTGCTCCAAGCGCAATCTGCAACCTTTTGGGCCAATCCAAGATCATATTGTTGGCGACACCTGGGATGGGCGACGATCCTTTCTTCTTGTGAAGCCAATGGTCCAAGCTGCTATTTTCCATGTACTCATACACTAGGAGTTTCCGAGTTCTCGCAAGAAATACAGCATAACAATTTGACAATGTGCCGATGCTTGATGTTCCCAAGTATCTCCACTTCTGCTGCAATTGCTTTTCCAGCTTCTCATTTAACTTTTTGTTATTCCAAATCCTTTTCACAGCGACGGCGTCACCAGAAGGATTCACAATAATGCGATATACTTTTCCTGATCCGCCACTTCCAATCACATTATGCTCCTTCAATCCTGACAGAATATTTGATTCaataaaattcaaactttggaatgAAGTCAGTTTTGAGTCGAATCAAACCAATCCTGTTCTTTCTGGAAGCTCTGATCGTGAATAGCACCACCAACAACACGCACATCGCTGCCGCAATGGCCAAGATCACGATCAAGGTGAGATTGGTCTTGCTCAACCTATGGGATTGGGCGTTGCAGAGATTGATCCTCATGAACGAATTGGATGCACAGAGCCCGGGGTTGTTCAGGAAACTGGTGTCATATGCGGCGTTCTCTAACTTGGCCGGGATTGGTCCCTGAGGCGATTGGAGGATAAATTCAGACAGTTCAGATTCAGTTGGCCGATTTCAGGAGGAATCAAGCCGGACAGTTGGTTGTCAGACAGATCCAACTGCGTGAGTTCAGGTAGAAGACCGATTTCGCTTGGAATCGGTCCCGAGATGTTATTGTGACTAAGATTCAGAGTGGTCAAGGATTTCCATGAAACGATGTCCGTGGGAAGAATCCCGGAGAGCTCGTTCTGACCGAGCAAAAGCCTCGTCAGCTTAGGAAGCTCGGTCAATTCAGTCGGAACCGTGCCACTGAGGAGGTTATTACCGGCCTCAAACACCGCCATGTTCCTCCACGAAGACACCGTGCTCGGAATCTTGCCGAAGAATTTGTTGTTGCTCATCTCGATCCGAGTGAGGTTTGGGACAGCTCCTCGGAAGCTTGCCAGTTAATCCATTACCACTTAAAATCAAAGCCGTCAAGTTCCGTGACATCCAGAGTCCTCAGGCACATTGCCGGTGAATCCATTGTTGTGCAGCATCACATGGGACAAAGTACTGCAATTTCCAAGTGACTTCGGCAACTCCCGTTGAGATTGTTGTCCATAGCGGCCAACCAGGAGAGCGTGCCGCCATGGCACAGTTGTTCTGGAAATGCACCGGTCAAGTTGTTGTAGGCCACTTCGAATCTTCTGAGCGGGGAAAAGTTGCCAAAGTCCGGGGGGATCGTGCCCGATAGATTGTTTTTGGACAGCCTGACATCAGACAAATTATGATAAGTTAAAATAGAAGCTCTCATTGGCCAGGAGAATATCCATTTAGAGGGTCTATGCTTTTGGTTCTTAGGAGGAACATTTGATTGAGCTAGGCTAGAAAGTTATCTTTCGATAAAGAGTTTGGGATTTGCAGTTTTAGTTAGAAACGAACAAAAGAGCTTAAGCATATGTATTATGAAGTTTGCAGGAAAGGAGACTGCTAATGAATAGACTGTAAAAAATTGACGCGATTGGTAAATTGTTTCCAAATGAAAAATAGTGCTTTTATATGTTAAAGGTGATAATGCACTTAAAGTAAATGTGTTCCTAACTCTGCTTAATCGTCTCGCAATAGTGCCTTAACATGACCCAATTAGCTACCTAAGTTCACCATATAATAGAAATTGTTTCGCACTATCCATCGTAAGTAGATGTTCTTAATTCATGAACGCTCTTCTCCTTTCTTGCTTCATGTCCGTGGTATAGGTTAGATGGTTGTTTTTAAAATCGCTCGAACATTTCCTTTTCCCATTTTTGCAAATAAGGTGCACcaaagaaattaaaagggtCTGGATCTAATTAAATTAGGGCTCCATATACATCTTTAAAATCGTCGACAAATTACACTTAAAAGATTCGATAGTTGAAGCTGCTCATGCTGATTTGCATTTTTGGCAATTTGCCATGATGATTTTATAAGCTCGAATGAACCACGCACCGACAATTTGACCGTATTGCTTCGAGAAAGATTAACAAGCACGCCGGTGGTTCACAAATTAAAACATTCGATTCTCGGCACGCACCGTCTACTTCGTGTGGGGCCACCAAGGAAAATAGTCCTAGAAAATATTTGAGCCCCCTTACCGACGTGTCAACCTGATATCTCTTGGTCGAGCGGGGCCACCAAGGAAAGTGCTTCTGGAAAAAATATCTGAGCCCCTTTACAGCCTGGTACCCCTTGGCGGGGTGAGGCCGCAATGAAAGTGCTCCTGGAAAAATATTTGAGCtactttaatttaaatgttattCTTTTCATTAGAACGAAAAAGTAGATTGCGTCTGGTGTAACACCGAAGAGAAAATTATGATGCTTAAAATGTCGGGCCGTCATCGTCAATCGGACTGTCACTTGTACAGTGTTAGTGGGCTTGATAAGGCCAACGATTTCTATGGAGCAGGATCCTAAAAAATCATGCGCCAGTGCATCCTGAAGGCCTGGTCCGTCCCATTAAGTCCTCATCTTGCCATCAGTTGGAGGCCCTATTGATGAGTTGTTGAAccatttttttgtcttattcGAGTGGATTTTTTTACCCTTTCGACTAACTttcattgaattcaatttcatgtcTCGGCTTGAAGTTTCGCTACATATGCCCTCCTCAGCATCCAGTCGCCTGACCTGCTTGCTCACATGCATCCCATATGAGCTGCATCGGCATGAACCTCTTGTAATTTCTTCTCAAAAGATTGTGAGTCAAAATGTCGTATGATTCATTGTCTGATGCAAGGAAGCAATTCGATTTGCTTCTTTCCTTCAAGGGATAAAGAAGTGCTCCAGTCATGAGTTCCATTTAGTTTGATGATGACTGAGACTTGGCTAGATCTTACCTAGTTGTATCATCTCACGTCTTTCACTCGCTGTCCCCCGCACATATTCTCAACTCGAAGTTTAATATTTAGAACTGATACTGGCTTTTCCTAAGCCCACAGAGAGGAGTGGTGGCACACGGACTGACAAGAAGAGataaagggtgcgtttgggaaccacttttggggaaagttttaggaaaatgcaaaaaccttTGACTTAAAGGTCTTTTCAAAATGCAACCGTGTTTgataaattgtactttgaaagcccTTTGTAAAGTGCTTTGgacaaaatagtgtttggggaATTACATTTGCAAAGGAGTtttgttgtaaaaaaaattatcaaaagaaaaattaaaaataaattgaccgCAAAAGGCGGCTGACCCGctggcgacctccggcgaccccggatctggggccggcgaggtcgcgcgacctccggcgaccggatctgggtcgcgggAGGCGGGTTTGGTCGCgcaggtcgcgcgacctctgcgcgtcgccggaggtcgcgcgaccagatctggtcgcacTGCAGGTCATGTGACCTTCGGCGACCAGATCTGCTTGCGCGGAGAGGTCGCGCGGAGGTCGCGTGACCAGATCAGCCCGCcggaggtcgcacgacctcgctGCGAGGTCGCTCAACCTCTGGCGACCGGATCtggtcgccgcgaggtcgctcgacctccggcgaccggaTCTGGTTGCACAGAGGTCGCGCAgcaaggtcgcgcgacctccggcgacccagatttgggtcgccGCGAGGACCTGCGACCTCCGGCGAATCCTCACTGGAAGTCGTCCGACCACTCGAGGCTCACGGCGTCCGGAAGATGAACAAAGTGCTCATGCAAGGGCACGcacctaaaaacaaaaaattcgtgaggacaattttggaaaaaaacaaatgaacagGACTCCAAAGATGCCGAGAATCTTTGCCGAAAGCCCAAGCCCCGAGGCTGTCTTGGGCTTTTCACCTTCTCAAGTACTTGCTTTCCCATTAAGGGACTTCGAAAGCCGATTCCCAAACACCCATTTTTTTGCCTCAAAGGGCTTTTGATgcccaaagccccttccaaAGTTACTCCCAACGCACCCAAAGCCATTCGGTGGAGGTTCGACGAGAGGAGATGGATCGATTCCTTGAACAAAGGGACCAAAAGCGACCTTTCGCACCGCACGCAAATCATTCCGACCGAATAGAACCCGGTAAAAATTTTCCGGTGCTCGGTCGGGACAGAAAGTAGACTCGGACACGATCCTAAAATAGGCTAAAGAACAGCTCACAAGTCGCAACGTAGGAAGAtgctcgttttttttttttttttttggttaatgcGAATTGTGGGGATTATCCATCTCGGAGACGGAGTTTACGAAACCAAGCAAATCACCCACCCGGATGCTTCGCATGTCTCGGCCCAATTGGGGCGGACTGGAGcgtgaagaaaatgaaaaatcctaagATATGCCATGATCTACATTAGCTCACATTTCACATGAACAGTTAGATCAAATGAGATTGACATGAGATCCATGTAGTCTAAAAGTTCATTGGAAATGGGTTATTATGAATAGAAAGTACCCAAAAAAGTAAGAAAGGAAACAATTCGTCCAAATTTGCCCAGTTTGTACTTTTTTGGGACCTAAAGGTCTAGGTCATGATTAACTCAATTTTGTCctttaattgaatatttttatacagTTTATGTACTAAATCGAACATATACTAAAAGGATAaagaccacattgaacaaattaaaagtccaaaGGTGACATTGtacattgagttaaaatttagggactacatataataaatataaggaacacattacatattagaccaaaattcaagaactatttatgtcattatcccttGAAAATAATGAGCTTTCATCAAAGAATGATGGGTCCTCGACAAATTAAGCGGAAGTCGAGGTTGGATGGCATGCCTAGGGAACCTTATCATAGCAAGCGTTATCTAGAAAATGTCGAATTATTTACATAACTAATTTTAGACTAAATCAGCCTAATTAGGTGGACTGAAGTCGTGAGAAATTAGAAAACCATTAGATACCCCCTATCTACGCTAACCCACACTCCAAATGAGCAATTATATCATGTGAGATCCACAAAAAACAAGTCCGGGACACatggaatgtcaaaacttggtgCGAagggatatttaagtgccaaaagttatgaaaatgacacttaaatatcaaaatcatagCAAAATGGATAAATTAAATGCTAACGGCgagaaaatccagccaaatgcCGACGTAGCGATTTTCTAGCAAGtcaagtgcaaaacgacattgATTTGCACACTCACATGGCTAGACAAGtgccaaaatgacatcattttgttgCTGACGTGAgtatataattaatataaaaattaattaaatctaatttaaaaccaaaattttaaaaataaaataaaaaaatttttttttaataaaaaagaaggagGTTCGGCTGGTGActaagggttgagccctcacTGCTGTCATCTTCCCACTATCACCatgaaggtgggggagggtcacCGGGTCGCCGAGCCCTAGCCAAGGGCCAAGAACCCCGGTACCGGCCGATGGGCGGGgagggcctgcaagccctctTCCAAATTTGGGGTGAGGGTCACAAAGGCTAGGGCTCAACGACCTTGGCCAATCGGCGGGGAGGGGCCTatgagccctcgcccaaatttggggcGAGGTGGCGGCCTTCCCTAAATTCAGCGAGGGTCTCAACCGGGCCAAGGGCTGTTGCCTGCTAGCTAGTGAGCATCGATGTCTAATAGTTGATGGTGGGAGTCCAGAGGATGGGCGTCCGATGACAAGTGGCAGGTGGGCATTAGGCAATAACGAGAATGAACGATAAGAAGAGTTTTTGTTTCTCacttttattctaaaaatacaAAAGCTAAAACTTTTCACTtcgatttttattccaaacccatttttgaacaaaatttttattccgaaatagaaaaatgaaattacgttgtcaaacggatttctattccaaacttattcttgagaatggaaaaaaaaaaaaagttaaacataatggttatcatGTGCATCCTTGGTTAGCGGAAAATAGAACAAgattgacgagaattttttgttgttggatTTTGGATATGGTTTGAAATAGttttatatatgtttgatgataATTGTTATGTTCAATTGAGTTTTGAAATGTATAATTCTTTTGTGGATTATAAAAACTATAATGTTGTAATAACACGCCACTTTATTATAGTATATATTTTGATAGCACGTTTATGTTGGTTTCTATTTGAGACTATGTCGTGCCATTCTCTTGTACTTGTAAGAGTCGGGCGTGTGACCCTCTTAGCATCAGTGACTTCGCTGGTGGCGCCGATAGGGGATTTGCGGAGTTTGGGCGCTGACGGATGGAGATGGCGGATGggttttttaagaaaaaggaacCTGAGGCTGACATTGGAGAACATTGCGTCGAGTTGGACAACTTCTCTGTGGCCATTGAAAGGAATAACAACCGGCGTTAGCAGCCCGAGGGCGACAATGGAGCCATTAATGTTGAGCACCATCAAGGCCCGTGAGATGATCATGCCAGTGTCAATAGGATTGATGGCTCGGGAGACCTAGTCGTCATCAGCCGTTAGGGCGGCGATGTATgtgatggagggagagaggaattGGAGGTTTTGTCCCTGCAGGGATGTAGGCCTCGAGCTGGGAGAAGCGAGTGCAGTTGGCGTAGAGCTTTTGGTGAACCTCTAGGATGTGCAGGTGAGAGAGAGGAGccagaggaagaggagaagagagatgTCGCTGTTGTTGCAGAGAGCGAGCGGAGAGAGATACATTTTGGGCTTTCCGAAAGAGAAAGATAATTTATGAAAAGTGAGACGCCATTCGAACATATATGGCGATTAATTAATGAAGTTTCAGAATATCATGTGTTGAAAAGACAACGGCTCTCGGTGTGGGGTTGTCCATATAAACGCTGGATCAATAATTATTGAGGAGAGTCTCATGATGTTAAATCAATACGTAGTCAAACTATCAATGACAGCGACAATGATAGAGAATCAAGCTTTTTACGAATCTCCAGTGGACTCTTTTCAGGAAATTGACTTCGATTGTTCGTTGTCCTATCATGAATCATCATATCCTCTTCTCtctcgaaaaaaagaagaagaaaaaaaacagaaagagtCAAGAGCTTGAAAGGATTTGAACCTAAATAAACCCTTTTATCGGTATTTTCATCCAAATCTCGAGATCACGTAAAtataaaatgtgaaatttttgtgagattagtactaattattttaaaattttaaactgttaaattaaaaatgttattgATTATGACATTTTCCGTTACGTTTATTGGGGTTTTTTTTTACCTAGCATTAAATGTAGCCATATTTAACTGGAGAATTGAATgagatatgaaaatatttaaactcaAGACCTTATTTTCTAATACTAAGAGTCCGTTTGTTTCACTGAAAATCgccatttccaaaaatattttcccgtgtcattttctaggaaaatgacaatattttctaaagTTCGGCTAAAACCCGAAAATatttcggaaaacattttctggtGTTCATGAGGAAAGTAGTTTTCACTCGCCAAATTGGCGAGCGCGAGCATCAATCGAAGCTCACTAAATCGACAAGTGCAAGTTTGAGATCGAGAAGCTTGAGGTTCACCTAGTTTgacaactagccaagaaagaagaagatgggaaagaaaaaaataaaaagaaaaaaagaaaaataaaagaaaagaaaatgaaattaaaaataattcaaataaaaaagaaaagaagaagaagaaaggagaggaggaagcaggatttgtagaggtgtgagataagaaagatcaagtaaggaaaatgttttccacttttgaagacttttttcctttgatggaaaacattttccccaaggaattcatttttcgcaaaacgaacaccggaaaacccggaaaacattttcccggaaattattttccacgaaacgaactGAGCCTAAGTTAAGAACACTATGGAAGAGtggaaaagagaattttctatatatttcaatgtaTCGTAACAAAAATTACATCAACCTAATTAAACACTTTATGAATAACTGAATAAGAAAATATCAATCAAGACACATACAATCAAAGAGAAATATTCACATAATCTTGAGctgatgcaaaaaaaaaaaaacaatcaaaatcATCCTAAATATCTCTCGACATCTCCCTCAAACTCAAGGTGCTTTGAAGATGTTAACTTGAGTTTGAAAACAAGTCTGAATAGTCTCCAATGGCTTAGAAGTGGCGGCTGAGGTGCCGTCCAACAGTTGTTCATGGCAAAACTTCCAAATCTAACTTGTTTGAGAGGGATGAGTCCAGTGGTGGCGTTGCTTTTCAAAACGACACGTAAAATGTTAAGAATTAGAGGGGAAATAGCAAACGGGCGATGCGATTGGCTTGCAAAACAGTAACTAAGCGAACATAACCTATGCGGTTggtttaggaaaataattactAAGCGATGCAGCTTCTGTGTTTGgcatcaaaagaaaagccacCTACGCAAAAGCTTGACTAGGTGACGCACCCAGTGCGATTGGCATCAAAGTACAACCATCATGGGATGGATTTGACTATGTGCTTCCTCATATGAGAGGGCTCTACAGACTATGTGAGAAAAGTTTGTTGGCTACAGGATGAGATCCAGAAACACACTTGGGTGTGCACTTAGTACGCTCAAGATCGGCTAGCTCTAATATCATGtagatttttcagaaaatattctcaattgttctaaaagtttaaattattagataaaagcgtgttttattatttaaatattctaacataaAACACCAAGAAGgtatataataagaaaaatataatgtatCAAATAGGGATACCGGCATGTTAAAATAAGAAACGTATCCATGGAGCTTACCATCCCTGTATAACAAACGGACAGGCTGCAAAAGCCCCTTTGGGAGCTTTGGCTTCTCTTTTGGTGAGGTTACATCTTGTAATCAACAACCAATGATCCTTAAGAGACCCATGGTTACAAAGGCTTGGAAGGATTTAATAGTTGAAACAGTTCATActattttgcattttctttctagAAGATTTGCCATGATGATTTCCTAAACTTGAGTGAACCACACACCGATGATTTCACCGTATTGcttcaaggaagatcaacaagCAAGCCAGTGGTCGACAAATTAAAGTCTCTAAAAAGACGAAGTCTCAAATTTGATTCTCGGCATTACGCAATCTACGTAGTGAGGCCACCAAGGAAAATGCTCCTGGAAAAGTCTCTGAGCCCCTTTAAATGTCACGCTTTTCATTATAACGAAAAAGTATATTACGTCCGGTGttaaacaaagagaaaattattatGCTTAAAATGTTGGGCCGTCATCATCAATAGGTGGAATTTCACTTGTAACTGGTAGTGGGCTTGATAGACCCAACCATTTGTACAGAGAAAGATCCTAAAAAATCGTGGGCCAATGTATCCCGGAGGCCCGACCCGTCCCGTCCCATTAAGTCTCGTCTTCTTCTAATTAGTTGAAGGCCCGATTGATGAGTTGTTGAgccgttctttttttttttttctttctattggaGCGGCTCCTTCAGCCCGTTCCACTAATTTCAATTGAGTTCGATTTCAAGTCTCAGCCTGATGTTTCGCTACGTACGCCCTCCTCAGCATCCGGTTGCCCAACCCGCTTGCTCGCATGCATCCCAAACGAGCTGCATCAGCATGAACCTCTCGTACTTTCTTCTAAAAAATCGTGGATCAAAAGGTTGTATGATTCGTTATTTGATGTGAGAAggtaatttcattttcttctttcctccaaataatgaagaaatgCTCCAGTCATAAATTCCATTTAGTTTGATGATGACTGAGACTCGGCTAGATCTTTTCCAAGTTGAATCATCTCACCTCTCTCGCTCGCGGACCCTGCACATATTCTCAAATCAAAGTTTAATATTTAGAACTGGTAAGGGCTTTTCCCTAAGCCCACAGAGAGGAGTGGCGGCACACGGACTGACGAGAAGAGATAAAGCCTGTTCGGCTGCAGGCTCGACAGAGGAC of the Eucalyptus grandis isolate ANBG69807.140 chromosome 10, ASM1654582v1, whole genome shotgun sequence genome contains:
- the LOC120288685 gene encoding receptor-like protein kinase 5, translating into MIISRALMVLNINGSIVALGLLTPVVIPFNGHREVVQLDAMFSNVSLRLSKNNLSGTIPPDFGNFSPLRRFEVAYNNLTGAFPEQLCHGGTLSWLAAMDNNLNGSCRSHLEIAVLCPIFRGAVPNLTRIEMSNNKFFGKIPSTVSSWRNMAVFEAGNNLLSGTVPTELTELPKLTRLLLGQNELSGILPTDIGPIPAKLENAAYDTSFLNNPGLCASNSFMRINLCNAQSHRLSKTNLTLIVILAIAAAMCVLLVVLFTIRASRKNRIGLKEHNVIGSGGSGKVYRIIVNPSGDAVAVKRIWNNKKLNEKLEKQLQQKWRYLGTSSIGTLSNCYAVFLARTRKLLVYEYMENSSLDHWLHKKKGSSPIPGVANNMILDWPKRLQIALGAAKGLCYMHNDCSSPIIHRDVKSSNILLDSEFNAKLLTSALQGSMPVRLLHTLHMLEKSFQEDFGRVCLMTRVNEKIDVYSFGVVLLETNHWEEANDRDEDMCLADWAWRHIQDGNPISDALDEEIKDDSNVDEISNVFKLGIFCCYSAFHEAYNEGGTASAASNVAIRCTMSRRNPNTSSMSSHSSKIPSMRKCQAAIFMFLSATLTER